The following coding sequences lie in one Miscanthus floridulus cultivar M001 chromosome 9, ASM1932011v1, whole genome shotgun sequence genomic window:
- the LOC136480658 gene encoding uncharacterized protein yields the protein MDSPFWGIIPGKASLPLGQITLPVQFDTAKHFCVDYVNFLIADFNMVYHAILGRQALAKFMAVLHYTYLVLKMPREQGVLSLRTNLDVGYNCEKKSFMLAKATDISICMQYFITTSQLISLEDLETPTMEAARASTKYKEVKEVALVPSDQSKTARIRAGLEPK from the coding sequence ATGGACTCACCGTTCTGGGGAATCATTCCGGGGAAAGCGTCCCTACCCCTGGGACAGATTACACTACCAGTTCAGTTCGACACCGCCAAGCATTTTTGCGTCGATTATGTCAACTTCCTTATTGCTGATTTCAACATGGtgtaccatgccatccttggccgacaagctcttgccaagttcatggccgtgctACACTATACGTACCTAGTGCTGAAAATGCCAAGGGAGCAAGGGGTCCTCTCCCTACGCACCAACCTCGATGTCGGCTACAACTGTGAGAAGAAAAGCTTCATGCTCGCCAAGGCAACTGACATCTCCATCTGCATGCAATACTTCATCACAACTTCACAGTTGATCTCTCTGGAGGACCTGGAGACCCCAACCATGGAGGCCGCCCGAGCATCAACCAAGTAcaaggaggtgaaggaagtggCCCTTGTCCCCAGCGACCAGTCTAAGACTGCCCGGATCAGGGCTGGCCTCgaacctaaatag